Genomic window (Asticcacaulis excentricus CB 48):
GCAATCGGGACAGCAGCGCAGGGGCATGGGTCGCCTGTTTGAAATGAATGTTAACCTGCCCGTTCTAGCGCGACCCCCTGCTGCGTTTCCGTTGGGAAGTCGGGCGGATGGCGCTGTTTTTCCGTCGCGTCATTTTTACAGCGCGTTTACGGCCCGGCGGCGCGAAAACAGCGATCTCGGGCACCGTTCGATACAGCGCTTTGGCGCATCCGCACGCTAGGGTTAAGGGGCTCGAAACGAGAGCGAACCCCTCAAAGGAGATGACAATGCAACCCCGCGGCCACTCCCGCGACCTGTTCAATGGCAGCGGAGGTACCACCAGAACCCTAGCCCTAGACGCCGATCTGCGCCGCTACATGATGGGTATATATAACCGTATGGGTCTGGCCTTGCTAATCTCAGGCGGTGTCGCCTTTCTGGCGGCGCAGTCCCCCGGCTTCATTAGTGCGGTTTACGTCATGTCAGGCGACCGCATTAGCGGTCTGACGGGCCTCGGATGGGGTCTGGCCTTTGCACCTCTGGCGATGGCCATGGTGTTAGGCTTCGGGGTGATGCGCATGAGCCTCGCCACGGCGCAATTCAGCTTCTGGATCTTCGCTGCCATTATGGGCCTGTCGCTGACTTCAATCGTGCTGGCCTACACCGGTGCTTCTATTGCGCAGGCCTTTCTGATCACAGCGATCACCTTCGGCCTGACCAGTTTTTGGGGCTACACAACCAAGCAGGACCTAACGCGTTTCGGCGGGTTTCTCATGATGGCCGTCATCGGCCTTATCGTTGCCAGTCTGGTCAACCTCTTGCTCCAGAGTTCGTGGCTGCAACTGGCCTTGTCGGCTCTCGGAGTGCTGATCTTCACCGCGCTGACAGCTTTCGACACGCAACGCCTGAAGGGTCTTTACTATGACTTGTCCGATCAGGGGGAGACCCGCGGCAAGATCATGATCCTGGGGGCCCTGTCGCTTTACATCAACGTCATCAACATCTTCACCAGCCTGCTGCACCTATCCGGTGAGCGGCGATAACCGGGAGAGACGACCATGGACTACGATGATTTTTACTTCGACGAAACTGGCAATCCTTACCGCGAGCGCCGCTCCCGCCGGGCCGCCGAACGCGAAGAAGACATCCTGATCGACACTCTGAGTTTCCGCTCCTCTCGCCGCGAGGCCCGCAAGCGCACCGAGCGCATGAACAACAGATTGTTGCGTTAAAGGGATCGGTTCCCGCGCCATCGCCCCCCCCAGCGCAGGGAACCGTTTTCGCCCGGACCGGCTGAATGAAGTCGGATCACGGGCCGTCCAGCGGTAGGAGAGACCGCTGCGGGAAGCCGCCGGGCTGGTGCACCGGCGGCTTCCATTTT
Coding sequences:
- a CDS encoding Bax inhibitor-1/YccA family protein; protein product: MQPRGHSRDLFNGSGGTTRTLALDADLRRYMMGIYNRMGLALLISGGVAFLAAQSPGFISAVYVMSGDRISGLTGLGWGLAFAPLAMAMVLGFGVMRMSLATAQFSFWIFAAIMGLSLTSIVLAYTGASIAQAFLITAITFGLTSFWGYTTKQDLTRFGGFLMMAVIGLIVASLVNLLLQSSWLQLALSALGVLIFTALTAFDTQRLKGLYYDLSDQGETRGKIMILGALSLYINVINIFTSLLHLSGERR